In Candidatus Polarisedimenticolia bacterium, a single window of DNA contains:
- a CDS encoding sigma 54-interacting transcriptional regulator → MAGRTSKELHVIQEIVQALERAPALGRGLEQVLELLAREMKMERGTVSLVRPGTKELRIAAAHGLTDEQRRRGRYQIGEGITGQVVATGVPVVVPRISREPQFLDRTGTLSTDPDAAFLCVPILEAERPQGALSVLRPSRSSSGFEEDLKFLSGVASILAMFIRLQRKPEPARASRAEPEASGAAATGADSVGQFRDIIGNSARMKELFRMTEQVARSDATVLLRGESGTGKELVAAAVHRLSGRSARPFVRVNCAVLPETLIESELFGHDRGAFTGALEQKKGRFEVAGDGTIFLDEIGELSPATQAKLLRVLQEREFQRVGGTQTLRCNARVLAASNKDLEAAVASGAFREDLYYRLNVVSIHLPPLRDRKSDIPILSEHFLERSAAANRKPVRRFSPGALELLMAYPWPGNVRELENAVERAVLVCTGMTLYPYHLPPNIQSATRGKGRAPSMRSAVEQLEKELLSEALANADGNQSRAARLLGISERMVRYKARKYHLEPRKAAGEKV, encoded by the coding sequence ATGGCGGGCCGCACCTCGAAGGAGCTTCACGTCATCCAGGAGATCGTCCAGGCGCTGGAGCGCGCTCCCGCCCTCGGGCGCGGCCTGGAGCAGGTCCTCGAGCTGCTTGCCCGCGAGATGAAGATGGAGCGCGGCACCGTGAGCCTGGTGCGCCCCGGCACCAAGGAGCTGCGCATCGCGGCGGCCCACGGGCTCACCGACGAGCAGCGCCGCCGGGGGCGCTACCAGATCGGCGAGGGAATCACGGGGCAGGTGGTCGCGACCGGCGTCCCGGTGGTGGTGCCGCGCATCTCACGGGAGCCGCAGTTCCTGGATCGGACCGGGACCCTGAGCACCGATCCCGATGCAGCCTTCCTGTGCGTCCCGATCCTGGAGGCGGAGCGGCCGCAGGGAGCGCTGAGCGTGCTGCGACCATCGCGCTCCTCCTCGGGCTTCGAGGAGGATCTGAAGTTCCTCTCCGGCGTCGCCTCGATCCTGGCGATGTTCATCCGATTGCAGCGCAAGCCGGAGCCGGCACGTGCCTCCCGCGCGGAGCCGGAGGCTTCCGGCGCCGCGGCGACGGGGGCCGACTCGGTCGGGCAGTTCCGCGACATCATCGGGAACTCGGCCCGGATGAAGGAGCTGTTCCGGATGACCGAGCAGGTGGCGCGCTCCGACGCCACCGTCCTCCTGCGCGGCGAGAGCGGCACCGGCAAGGAGCTGGTGGCCGCCGCGGTGCACCGCCTCAGCGGCCGCTCGGCGCGCCCCTTCGTGCGGGTCAACTGCGCCGTCCTTCCCGAAACCCTCATCGAGAGCGAGCTGTTCGGTCACGATCGGGGTGCCTTCACCGGAGCTTTGGAGCAGAAGAAAGGGCGCTTCGAGGTGGCGGGCGACGGGACGATCTTCCTGGACGAGATCGGCGAGCTGTCGCCCGCCACGCAGGCGAAGCTCCTGCGGGTCCTGCAGGAGCGCGAGTTTCAGCGAGTCGGGGGGACCCAAACGCTGCGCTGCAACGCGCGCGTCCTGGCCGCCTCGAACAAGGACCTGGAGGCGGCGGTGGCCAGCGGTGCCTTCCGCGAGGACCTCTACTACCGGCTCAATGTCGTCTCGATCCACCTGCCCCCGCTGAGGGACCGCAAGAGCGACATCCCGATCCTGAGCGAGCACTTCCTGGAGCGCAGCGCGGCGGCCAACCGCAAGCCGGTGCGGCGCTTCTCTCCGGGGGCGCTCGAGCTCCTGATGGCCTATCCCTGGCCGGGAAACGTCCGGGAGCTGGAGAATGCCGTCGAGCGGGCCGTCCTGGTCTGCACCGGGATGACCCTCTATCCATACCACCTGCCCCCCAATATCCAGTCGGCCACCCGCGGCAAAGGACGCGCACCTTCCATGCGCTCCGCCGTGGAGCAGCTGGAGAAGGAGCTGCTCTCGGAGGCCCTGGCCAACGCCGACGGCAATCAGAGCCGCGCGGCTCGCTTGCTGGGGATCTCCGAGCGGATGGTCCGCTACAAGGCCCGCAAATACCATCTCGAGCCGAGGAAAGCGGCCGGCGAGAAGGTCTAG